The following proteins are encoded in a genomic region of Sesamum indicum cultivar Zhongzhi No. 13 linkage group LG8, S_indicum_v1.0, whole genome shotgun sequence:
- the LOC105168807 gene encoding two-component response regulator-like APRR1 (The sequence of the model RefSeq protein was modified relative to this genomic sequence to represent the inferred CDS: added 40 bases not found in genome assembly) produces the protein MEKSEIGKSGDGFIDRSKVRILLCDNDDKSSEEVFTLLCKCSYQVTSVKSPRQVIDALNAEGADIDIILSELDLPMSKGLKMLKYIMRDKEWRRIPVIMMSSQDEVPIVVKCLKLGAADYLVKPLRTNELLNLWTHMWRRRRMLGLVEKNIVSYDFDVVVSDHSDANTNSTTLFSDDTDDKSRKSTNPETCVSTYPEDETNTTTAAPIAIAVEALSECQRDVPGISDKWTGQISSFPKKSQLKIGESSAFFTYVKSSTSQSNDQGCSPVHENTPLHVRMMENPILSGQVGPNIQGEDSRNTLENHLQGDHYPSTTNSQGDECPSTNSIPESFSMERSCTPPVSLDISQQRNAKEEFSQEHMHLRNGYPHDITSSYTHTAYSYMSRVMNQVTMSSAFMYYKNLPDMHNHANSALLTQYNHIPQCAPHIPGMASYPYYPFGLCLQPGQMPAPHPWQSIGNSSFDEGKLSKVDRREAALMKFRQKRKERRFDKRIRYVNRKKLAERRPRLRGQFVRKVNGVNVDLNGQATSAEEDEEEEYDEEDETANMDFSPEHDASLHQQ, from the exons TTGATCGGAGTAAAGTGAGGATTTTGCTCTGTGATAATGATGACAAAAGCTCTGAGGAGGTTTTTACACTTTTGTGTAAATGTTCTTATCAAG TGACTTCCGTGAAGTCGCCAAGACAGGTGATTGATGCACTGAATGCTGAGGGGGCtgatatagatattattcttTCTGAACTTGACCTTCCAATGTCTAAAGGattgaaaatgttaaaatatatcatgagGGACAAAGAGTGGCGACGTATTCCTGTGATCA TGATGTCATCTCAAGATGAGGTCCCTATTGTTGTCAAGTGCCTGAAACTTGGAGCAGCTGATTACCTCGTGAAGCCATTACGTACCAATGAGCTCTTGAACTTGTGGACTCACATGTGGAGAAGGCGGCGAATg CTTGGACTAGTGGAGAAGAATATTGTAAGTTATGATTTTGATGTGGTTGTGTCGGACCATAGTGATGCTAATACCAACAGCACCACTTTATTTTCGGACGACACGGACGACAAGTCTCGAAAGAGTACTAACCCGGAGACGTGTGTTTCAACCTATCCAGAAGATGAG ACTAATACCACCACTGCTGCTCCTATTGCTATAGCAGTTGAGGCTCTTTCAGAGTGTCAGCGTGATGTGCCAGGAATAAGTGACAAATGGACAG GACAAATCTCATCTTTCCCAAAGAAGAGCCAATTGAAGATAGGTGAATCTTCTGCCTTTTTCACGTATGTCAAATCAAGCACGTCCCAAAGCAACGACCAGGGGTGTTCTCCTGTTCATGAAAATACACCTCTGCATGTGAGGATGATGGAAAATCCTATACTGAGTGGTCAAGTGGGTCCCAATATACAAGGAGAAGATAGCAGAAACACCCTGGAAAACCATTTGCAAGGAGATCATTATCCAAGCACTACGAATTCACAAGGAGACGAGTGTCCGAGCACTAACAGTATTCCTGAATCATTTTCTATGGAGAGGTCCTGTACTCCCCCTGTATCACTGGATATCTCTCAACAGAGAAACGCAAAGGAGGAGTTCTCTCAGGAGCATATGCATTTAAGAAATGGCTATCCCCATGATATTACCAGTAGTTACACTCATACTGCCTATTCTTACATGTCCAGAGTAATGAATCAAGTAACGATGTCATCAGCATTTATGTATTACAAGAACCTACCAGATATGCACAACCATGCTAATTCTGCTTTATTAACTCAGTACAACCATATTCCCCAGTGTGCGCCTCACATCCCAGGGATGGCATCTTATCCTTATTACCCATTTGGCTTATGCCTACAACCAGGCCAAATGCCTGCACCACATCCATGGCAATCGATTGGAAATTCGTCCTTTGATGAAGGGAAGTTAAGTAAAGTTGACCGTAGGGAGGCAGCCTTGATGAAGTTCAGGCAGAAGCGAAAAGAAAGACGTTTTGACAAGAGGATCAGATATGTGAACCGTAAGAAACTCGCTGAACGCAGACCTCGTTTGAGAGGCCAGTTTGTGAGGAAGGTAAATGGTGTTAATGTGGATCTTAATGGGCAAGCTACTTCAGCAGAAGAAGATGAGGAAGAAGAGTATGATGAGGAAGATGAAACTGCTAATATGGATTTTTCTCCTGAGCATGATGCTTCATTACACCAACAATGA
- the LOC105168809 gene encoding vesicle transport v-SNARE 13, with product MSKVFEGYERQYCELSANLSKKITSASLLDGEQKKQKVSEIKGGFEDAEALIRKMDLEARSLPPNVKATLLAKLREYKTDLNNLKTEVKRITSANANQAARDELLESGMADTMMASADQRTRLIMSTERLNQSSDRIRESRKTMLETEELGVSILQDLHQQRQSLLHAHNTLHGVDDNISRSKKVLTNMSRRMSRNKWIIGSIITVLVIAIILILYFKLTH from the exons ATGAGTAAAGTATTCGAAGGTTACGAGCGCCAATACTGTGAGCTGTCTGCTAATCTATCCAAGAAGATTACTTCAGCTAGTCTCCTTGATGGGG AACAGAAGAAACAGAAAGTATCTGAAATTAAAGGAGGATTCGAAGATGCTGAGGCACTG ATACGTAAAATGGATCTAGAGGCTAGAAGCTTGCCCCCAAATGTCAAAGCTACACTCCTGGCCAAGTTGAGAGAATATAAAACGGATTTGAACAATTTGAAAACGGAAGTGAAGAGAATCACTTCAGCTAATGCCAACCAAGCAGCACGGGATGAGTTGTTGGAATCAGGAATGGCGGATACAATGATG GCATCAGCCGATCAAAGAACGAGGTTGATTATGTCAACTGAGAGATTAAACCAGTCCAGTGATAGGATCAGGGAAAGTCGAAAAACAATGCTGGAAACTGAAGAGCTTGGGGTCTCAATTCTTCAAGATTTGCACCAGCAACGTCAGTCCCTCCTGCACGCGCATAACACA CTTCATGGGGTGGATGACAACATCAGTCGAAGCAAAAAAGTTCTTACTAATATGTCGAGAAGAATGAGCAGGAACAAGTGGATCATCGGCTCTATCATTACCGTTCTGGTTATAGccataattttgattctttacTTCAAGCTGACCCATTAA